The nucleotide sequence GGAGACGCCGTCGGCGAAGAGAGCGCGCCCGGTGACGTCGTCCAGGTCTTGACCGGTCATGGCCGCTACGGACTTGACGTGACCCACGTTCTCAGCGACTAGCACGAGCACGACGGGCACGAATAGGCCCAGGAGCGTGACGTCGAAGTCGGGGGCGCGGAAATGTGGCACGCCGACCCATCCGGCCGATGAGATCGCGTCAAAGTTCACCTCGCGCGCAGTACTGCGGTGATGTAGCCGACGACGACGCCAATGAGGATCGACAGCCGCCCGATGACGCCTTTGAACAGGACGGTCACAAGCAAGACGGTCACGATGGTGACGATCGCGGTCACCGGCGCTTGCTTCACGTTTCCCCAGGCTGCAGGGGCAAGGTTGAAGCCGATGAGGGAGACAATCGCGCCGGTGACGATTGGGGGCATGAGCCAGTCGATCCAACGCGCCCCGGCAAAGTGTACGACGACGCCGACTAGCGCGAGCGCCGCACCCGCAGCGATCACTCCGCCCTGAGCCAGGGCGGCCTTTGCCTCATCGACCGCTGCGCCGCCACCGGCGACATACCCGGTGACAGCCCCGATTGGAGCGATGAGCGCGAAGGACGATCCGAGGTAGGACGGCAGTCGGCCTGCGGTGATCAGCAGGAAGAGGATGGTTCCCACACCGGTGAAGAAGAGGGTGGTCGCCGGGTCGAATCCGGTCAATAGGGGTACTAAAAAGGTGGCCCCAAACATGGCCACCACGTGTTGTGCGCCGATACCGAATGTGATCGGCCACGACAATCTTTCGTCGGGATGAACTACTGCACCCGGTGCGATGGAACGACCATCGCCGTGCAGCTTCCAGGTAATAACAGCCATACGAGCCTCCATGCAGTAAAACGATGAGGTGCTCGCGGCCGTAGCCGCATGTGCGACCCTGCACGATAGTACTCATGAGCTGTCCCAAACAGAAATTGTCTCGCCATGCGGCGAGACAACTATCCACCTAGCGGACGATTAGCGAGTCTGCTCGTTGGCGTAAAGTACCGTGAAAAACTCGGTCACCACATCGCCCGCAGGGTCAAACGTGTAGCCAATCTCACTGCCCTCGGAGGTGAAGAACGCTTCATGGTCGGCACGCCACGCCGTCAGGTCACCTTCGCCCTCAGCGCTGGCAATATCAGCGCCAATCTCACCAAATGGATTCACCACCACAGCGGTGTTGCGCAGCAGTGCGCGCGGGCACCCTTCGCCGTCGCACAAAATCCACATGTCGTCCACGGTCGGCAGGGGCTGGCCCGCGACGTCGTAGGCGGCCCGGAAGCTACTCGTGGCGGTCTTGTCTCCTGCAAGGACCCGCTCGGCGAGCTCGTTGGCCTGCCGCCGCGTCGTCCCGAACGCGAACGCGCCCGGCTGCAGCGAGACCACGTCGGTTTGCCCACCCACGGCGTCGATCGGATTGAGGCGACCGGCGATAATCGCGTGGGTCCAGAACGCTTCGAGGTCCGCGTCGGTGGGTTCAATGGGAAGATCAGTCATGTTTCTCCTGCCAGTTATGCATGCGCTTCCAGGTGTCGATGTCGGATTGGCGCTGGTTGACGAGCTGGCTCGCGTAGGCGGTGGTGAGGATGCGCGTCAGACCTGACACGACACCGGCGCCCCCGAGCGCCGCCAACATCCGCCACGGCTTCCCCGCGTTGACCGCCCGAAAGCCGCAGCGAGCATTGCTCCGGCGACGGCGGTCTGCACGGCCGAGGCCAGCGCAACGGCCCATGTGCGTTCCAAATAAACCTTGCGGTAGGCCCCCGCTACAGTCGGTTCGACGAATCCTTCTCCGGCGAGTTCGAACGCGAGGCGATCCTCGAAGGCCGCGCCAGCGGTGCTCGGTTCGAAGAGGCGAGAGCTGGGAATACTGGAAAGCTCACCCCTCCCGTCGAGCACATCCGCAAATTCTGCGGGAAGACCAAGGGCTTCGATTAGCGCGCGCACGCCGTTGGTTTGCGCGCGCAGGGCGTTGCGGATGTCGGCGAAGCGCACGGCAATGACGTCGGCCACCATTTTGCGCGCAACCGCTCCGGCGCCCGTTTCGTCTACCACGAACTCGTAGGCTTCCGTGTCCGGGTCGATCCATCCGAAAACGGGAAGCTCTCCGCTCCAATCCCAGGTCAGGTAGGAGTTGTCGCGCCGCACGTAGAGCGTGGGGTTCTGCTCTGCGCTCCCCGCCGACACCATCATCTGGTAAGACGGCCGCGGGAAGATACTGCGCACGGAGTCGAGGCTGGCCTGAGCAACCATCACGAGCGCGTCGCCCAGCTTCGAGACCGCCACCTCCTTGTCTTCGGTTTTGACGATACCGGGAACCTCGGATAGCGGCAGGTCGACGATCACGAGCATCGCGCCCTCGCGGTCGAAGGCGGAGTCATGGATCTGGGCGTCGGTGGTGGCTTCGTCGTCGACGTCCTCGAGGAGCGCCTCATCCGACACATCCACCGAGCCGATATCGATCGGACCGTGTGCAACCGTGCCGTCTAACTCCACCTCGACTTTCCGCAGCCGCCCGGAGAGCTCTTCGACGAGGTCACCCACCGAGCGCCCGCGGAACACTGTGCCGTTCTCGTCCAGCGTGGCGACACGACGACGCCGCCCCCCACGGCCACTTCGAAGTCGAAGCCTCCTTCGCCGTCCGATTGACCGCGGCCGAGGATG is from Trueperella pyogenes and encodes:
- a CDS encoding ASCH domain-containing protein, producing MTDLPIEPTDADLEAFWTHAIIAGRLNPIDAVGGQTDVVSLQPGAFAFGTTRRQANELAERVLAGDKTATSSFRAAYDVAGQPLPTVDDMWILCDGEGCPRALLRNTAVVVNPFGEIGADIASAEGEGDLTAWRADHEAFFTSEGSEIGYTFDPAGDVVTEFFTVLYANEQTR